The following proteins are encoded in a genomic region of Corylus avellana chromosome ca4, CavTom2PMs-1.0:
- the LOC132177199 gene encoding PR5-like receptor kinase, with translation MEKAKLTKEMGVGIGIMGISYFFLFLVFVVGLGEGQNGCHEFGCGGGGPAIRFPFRLNTQPHHCGYPGFTLSCTHTNDTKLELPIFAKLFVKKIDYKSQVIEVYDPDHCFPRQLQDLNLSSSPFLFKQQHQLDYALFNCSSKETQTNYAISCLGDPSHEVRAFYSHNDIKNLAIASCKKMCVLLKLKITGIFFGSFLSILVVFALYRVYSYDKAEKENQAKIKTFLEDYKNFKPTRFSYNKRITNQFVEKLGEGAYETVFKEKLSNEVHVDVKMIMNTSKENWKEFINEVGTMDMIHHVNVVRLVGLCADRFQCALVYEFLLNYSLEKFISSVDTKNRFLG, from the exons ATGGAGAAAGCCAAATTAACAAAGGAGATGGGTGTCGGCATAGGAATAATGGGAATCTCATATTTCTTCTTGTTTCTGGTTTTCGTCGTAGGCCTTGGAGAAGGCCAAAATGGGTGCCATGAATTTGGGTGTGGAGGTGGTGGCCCAGCCATTCGATTTCCCTTTCGGCTTAACACCCAGCCACACCACTGCGGGTATCCTGGATTTACTCTGTCCTGCACTCATACAAACGACACAAAGCTGGAGCTGCCAATTTTTGCGAAATTGTTTGTGAAAAAGATTGACTACAAATCTCAGGTAATTGAAGTATACGACCCTGACCATTGCTTTCCCAGACAGCTTCAAGATCTCAATTTGTCTTCCTCGCCTTTCCTGTTCAAACAACAACACCAGCTTGACTACGCCTTATTCAATTGTTCCTCAAAAGAAACACAAACCAACTATGCAATCTCTTGTCTTGGTGACCCAAGCCATGAAGTTCGTGCCTTCTATTCACATAATGACATCAAAAATTTGGCCATAGCATCTTGTAAAAAGATGT GTGTATTATTGAAGTTAAAGATCACTG GTATCTTCTTTGGTTCATTTCTATCAATATTGGTGGTCTTTGCTCTCTACCGTGTCTATAGCTATGAtaaagcagaaaaagaaaatcaagctaagatcaaaacatttttggagGATTACAAAAATTTCAAGCCCACGAGATTCTCGTATAATAAAAGGATTACAAATCAATTTGTTGAGAAGTTGGGCGAAGGAGCATATGAAACAGTATTCAAAGAAAAACTTTCAAATGAAGTCCATGTTGACGTGAAGATGATCATGAACACTTCTAAAGAAAATTGGAAAGAATTCATAAATGAAGTAGGGACAATGGACATGATTCACCATGTCAATGTAGTTCGCTTGGTTGGCTTATGTGCAGATAGATTTCAATGTGCTCTAGTTTATGAGTTCTTACTAAATTATTCGCTAGAGAAGTTCATATCTTCCGTGGACACTAAAAATCGTTTCCTTGGTTGA